The Candidatus Omnitrophota bacterium genome segment AAACTCAACTCTTCCTCTATGGTATTAATGGCGCGCTCTATTCTATCAGGCGTGGTAACAAAATGTTTCGCGGGATATATACCTATCTTCTGAACGCCATTTATAATGTCGCCGGTCAAAGGGTTTATTTCATATATATGCTCTATCTTATCGCCAAATTGCTCGACCCTGTAAGCCGTCTTTGTATATGCCGGAAATATCTCGACTGTGTCGCCTCTGACGCGGAAAGTGGACCTTTTAAAATCGTAATCATTGCGCGTATAGTGTATCGAAACGAGCTTGCATAATATTTCGTCACGCGAAATATCTTCGCCCTCTTTTAAAAATATAAGCATCTCGCCATATTCTCCCGGAGAGCCCAGGCTGTATATGCAGGAGACGCTGGCCACTATAAGGCAGTCACGCCTTGACATAAGAGAGCTCGTCGCGGACAGCCTTAAACGGTCTATATCCTCATTTATCGACGCGTCCTTTTCTATATAGATATCTCTTTGCGGAATATACGCTTCGGGCTGGTAATAGTCGTAATAGCTGACGAAATACTCTACAGCATTTTCGGGAAAGAACTCTTTAAATTCGCTGTAGAGCTGCGCCGCGAGGGTCTTATTGTGCGAGATTACTAATGTGGGCTTATTTATAGCGGCTACCACATTTGCCATCGTAAATGTCTTGCCGCTGCCGGTAACACCGAGAAGGGTCTGGAACTTTTCGCCTTTTCGTAAGCCTTCCTCCAGTTTTTTGATCGCCTGCGGCTGATCACCTTCCGGATTAAAGTTGCTTACGAGTTTAAAATTCATCTTTTTAGACGATTTCCAGGCTCATGTCTATTGATTTGACCGAATGGGTGAGAGCGCCGACCGATATCATATCGATACCTGTCTTTGCATACTCTTCTATCGTTTCCAGATTTATTCCGCCCGATACTTCGAGAAGCGCCTTGATCTTTGACATGCGGCGTATCTCAACGCATGCCTTCACGTCCTTTACCGGCATATTGTCCAGCATTATAATATCCGGCTTTCCCTTAAGCGCGTCTTCAAATTGGGCGGGAGTCGCCACTTCTATTTCTACAACGGTTCCCTTTAAATTTTTCTTTCTTGCCGCCTCTACCAACTCTTTCAGGCCGGTCTTCTGCATGCTCGCTTTTATATGGTTATCTTTTATCAACACCTGGTCATATAGACCCATACGATGATTCGAGCCGCCCCCTACGGAAACAGCGTACTTTTCAAGATATCTCAGAAGCGGATAGGTTTTACGCGTATCCATCACTTTCACGCCATAAGGCTTGGTCTTGTCGGCAAATTCTTTCGTCTTTGTGGCGATGCCGCTTAGGAACTCGAGAAAATTGAGCATTGCCCGCTCCGCCCTTAAGATAGAACTGGTGTGCCCCTCAATAAAAACCAGCTCTTTATCCCTGCCGATAAAATCGCCGTCGTTGCAATTGGGCTTAAAACGCACACTATAATCTATCTGCGCCATAAGCCATTCTGCGATCTGCAGGCCGCATACCACGCAATCTTCCCTTGTGATTATGGTCGCTCGAGAAC includes the following:
- the nadC gene encoding carboxylating nicotinate-nucleotide diphosphorylase, with product MRLDKERVLPIIKSALKEDIGKGDITTGVLVDKFLSSRATIITREDCVVCGLQIAEWLMAQIDYSVRFKPNCNDGDFIGRDKELVFIEGHTSSILRAERAMLNFLEFLSGIATKTKEFADKTKPYGVKVMDTRKTYPLLRYLEKYAVSVGGGSNHRMGLYDQVLIKDNHIKASMQKTGLKELVEAARKKNLKGTVVEIEVATPAQFEDALKGKPDIIMLDNMPVKDVKACVEIRRMSKIKALLEVSGGINLETIEEYAKTGIDMISVGALTHSVKSIDMSLEIV